The following DNA comes from Pseudomonas triticicola.
AGCGATCGCGTGGTAGAAGTCCATCGCGGTTTTCGGGATGAAGTTGAACACCGCCGAGGAGTAGACCGGCACGCCCAACGCCTTGTAGGCAGCGGCGTAGACTTCGGCGGTCGGCAGACCACCTAGGTAGCTGAAGCGATCACCGAGGCGGCGACGGATCGACACCATCAACTCGATATCGCCCAGGCCATCCTTGTAGCCGATCAGGTTCGGGCAGCGCTCGGCCAGACGTTCCAGCAGCGGCGCGTTGAGGCGGCAAACGTTGCGGTTGTAGACGACCACGCCGATCTTCACCGATTTGCACACGGCTTCAACGTGGGCGGCAACACCGTCCTGGCTGGCTTCGGTCAGGTAGTGCGGCAGCAGCAACAGGCCTTTGGCGCCCAGACGCTCGGCTTCCTGAGCGTATTCGATAGCCTGGCGGGTCGAACCACCGACGCCGGCGAGGATCGGCACGCTGGTTGCGCAGGTGTCGACGGCAGTCTTGATGATTTCCGAGTATTCGCTGGCGGCCAGGGAGAAGAACTCACCGGTGCCGCCGGCGGCGAACAGAGCCGAAGCGCCATACGGAGCCAGCCATTCCAGGCGTTTGATGTAGCCCGCGCGGTTGAAATCGCCCTGCGCGTTGAAATCGGTCACCGGGAAAGACAGCAGGCCGGCAGAGAGGATGGACTTCAGTTCTTGTGGATTCATTATTCGAACACCCTGGTAGCAACGTTTTATTGTGAGTGGACCGTTCAGCCTTCGCCGAAGTTGTAGGTCATCGTACAACTTAAAAAATTACCGTCAACTGCATTTCATCGTTGGCAGGGCTTTTTTGTCCGACAAAATCACTGCTTATGCTTCTGGAAATCGCTGGAAGGCCCGTCCTTGAAGCATTTGCTCGCGGAAATATCTGGTCTGGATTCGTTTAATTCTGAGGAGACCAGCGGCTCGTAAAGTACGTCGACTGCCACGAAGGATCGTGGCGGACCAATCAAAGGAAGCCGCTATGTCGATGCATTTTGCCGCCCCCACCCTCACCCACGTCGCCCCTGCGCAAGACGATTGCGTGACGCTTCAGCTCTCGCAATTGCCGGACACCCTCACCGTGCAGGTCCCGGATTCCAGCGATTTCGCAGCGAACTGGAGCGTCTACGCGATTCTCGGCAGCGATGGAGAAGAGCCTGAATGGGAAGGTGATGAAGTGGACACTGGCGCCTGGGATGACGCCGAGGATGAAATGGAAAAGCTGTTCGACATCGAGGTGCGCCTGCCGAAAGAGGCGCTTCAACCGTACCTGAACCGCGAGGTGGAGCTGCGTTACAAGTTCCGCGATGAGTCGAGTATGGAGCCGTATTCTCAACCACTGAGGATGCGAATTGAACCCTGACTCTATTGACGCGCCACGTCATGGACGGTCAGACGCAACCCAGCGGCAGGTCGACCGTTCGTCCGTACTGGTAGTTCTTACAGGTGTCAGCCGATCAATTCTTGCCCCTAATGGTGACGTAGGTGATGAGTCCCCAAACTATGCCGTGATTCGAGTCATGGCTTAATCATTTTTTAAAAAAGGAATTCAGAGATGGCTTCAACCGAATCGGAAGAACACCCTTACTATCCTACATTTAGAGAGGCTTATCGCATTGGGGAGAGCAGTCTAATCCTTGACACTACCAAGCTCGAAGGCCCTGCCCACGGCATCGTGCCCTGGAATCCGGCATACAAGGTTGGCGATAAGATCACTTTTGAGCTGTTTCAAATAAACCCTTGGATTTCCTCGATCTTTGTGACTGAAGAAAATCGTGAAAAGGAATTCGTCTTTCCGATTGAGAAAGAAAAGTTCGACTTCACGCCCTCAAGATTCTGGTGTTACTTAAATGATGGTCCCTTCCCGGTTCCTCCAATAAATTTGCACGTCATCCTGGAATAATGAGCTAACCCTGCGCCTGCGCCTCTTCATGGGCCTGGCGCAGTCTCTCACGGCTATTGGTCAGGTGCAGGCGCATCGCCGCACGCGCAGCATCGGAATCCTGACGGGCAATCGCGTCGTAGATTTCCTCGTGCTCGCGGCTCAGGCGGCCCATGTAGTGCTGCTGATCATCATGGGCCAAGCGCGCCGAGTTCAGCCGGGTACGCGGAATGATGCTGGTGCCCAGGTGCGTCATGATGTCGGTGAAGTAGCGGTTGCCGGTGGACAGGGCAATTTCCAGGTGGAAAGCGAAGTCTGACGACACCGCATCGCTGGCATGGGAGGCGCTTTCGTTCAAGGCATCGAGGGCGGCGCGCATGGTTGCCAGCTGTTCGGGGCTGCGGCGTTGCGCGGCGAGGCCGGCGGATTCGACTTCGAGGCTGATGCGCAATTCGAGAATCGCCAGCACGTCACGCAGGGTGACGACGGTGGCCGGATCGATACGGAAACCGCTCGGGCTTGGCGTGTCGAGAACAAAGGTGCCGATGCCGTGGCGGGTCTCCACCTGACCGGCGGCCTGCAGACGGGAAATCGCCTCGCGCACCACAGTGCGGCTGACGCCATGGGCTTCCATGATTGCCGATTCGGTGGGCAATTTGTCGCCACGCTTGAGCAGGCCATCACGGATCTGCTCGCTCAACACCGTCACCAATTCCTGGGCGAGGCTGCGGCGCTTGCGGGGGAGGCGCGGGGTGTCGATCAGCTTTTCCATGATTTGTATCTTGTCTCGAAAGTTCGGCTTGGCGCCATCATAGCTCAAGCGAGTTGTACGATCACCGGGCAGATCACATTACCCCACTGTGGGAGCGAGCCTGCTCGCGAAAGCGGTGGTTCAGACGACAGATTCGTCGACCAAGATGGCCCCTTCGCGAGCAGGCTCGCTCCCACAGGTGAGTGTTCAGACAGTTATGGCCTGTTCGACCAGACGACCGCTATCGATCCGCACATGCCGTGGATGGAATCGTTTCAAACTGCTTCGGTGACCGACGCTGACAATGCTCAGCCCTGGAATCTCGTCGATCAACGCCTGATACAAGGTCGCCTCATCCTCTTCATCCATCGCCGATGTAGCCTCGTCCATGTACAGCCATTGCGGTGCGTAAAGAAGCGCGCGGGCGAAGGCCAGGCGTTGCTGCTCGCCCGGCGAGAGCATGCGCTGCCAGTGATTGGCTTCATCCAGCCGCCCAACCAGGTGTGGCAGACGACAGGTTTCCAACACCTGTGCATAACGCTCCGGTGCGTAGGTATCGCCCGGCTGTGGATAACTCAGCGCTTCACGCAATGTGCCGATCGGCAGATAAGGCTTCTGCGGCAGGAACAGATAGCGCGCCGCCGGCAAACGAATATTGCCGTGCCCCGCCGGCCACAAATGCCCCATCGCTCGCAGCAGCGTCGACTTGCCGCTGCCGGAACGGCCGCTGAGCATCACTCGCTCGCCTGCTTCTACGGTCAGGTCGGCGCTGGTCAGCAAATGACGACCATCGGCCAGGTCCAGGCCGAGGCCATGTACCTGCAATTCGCTGCCCTGGTTCTGCACGTCGATGGCGGGCACCCGTTCCTCGTTGTTGCTCATGGCATTGCGGAAACTCAGCAGACGATCGCAAGTGGCGCGCCACTCGGCCAGGTCCTGGTAAGCGCTGATGAACCAACTGAAGTTCTCCTGCACATTGCCGAATGCCGAGTTGATTTGCATCAGCTCACCCAGCTCGATCTTGCCGCTGAAATACCGTGGCGCCGCAACAATGAACGGGAAAATGATGGCGATCTGTCCATAGCCCGAAGTGAAAAACGTCAGGCGCTTGGACACGCGCATGATGTCCCAGAAGTTATGCCAGACCAGCCCGAAGCGATTGCTCAAGCGCCGGTTTTCATTCGGCTCGCCGTTGTACAAAGCGATGCTTTCGGCATTCTCGCGGACCCGAACCATCGAGAAACGCAAGTCGGCTTCGAAACGCTGCTGGTTGTTGTTCAGGCCGATCAGGCGTCGGCCGATCAAATGCGTCAGCCAACTGCCGACCGCCGCGTAGACCAGGGCACACCAGAACATGTAGCCGGGAACAGTGAAACCGAACACCTCGATGCTGCCGGAAACGCCCCACAGGATGATCGAGAACGACACCAGACTGACCACCGTGCGGATCAAGCCCAAGCCAAGCGCCAGCGTGGTCGCGGTGAATTTATTAAGGTCTTCGGAGATTCGCTGGTCCGGGTTATCGGTATAACCGCCCTGCTCCAGCTGATAGTAATTCTTGTGTTCAAGCCAACGAGTGAAGTGCTTTTCAGTCAGCCACGCCCGCCAGCGAATGGTCAGCATCTGCGTCAGATACTGGCGATAAACCGCAGCGAGAATCGCCACAGCGGCAATACCGCAGAAGTACAGGATCAACTGCCAGAACGCTGCCTCATCCTTTTTCTGCAAAGCGTTGTAGAAATCCTTGTACCAACTGTTCAACCACACGGCGATCCATACGCTGAATAGCGTCAGCGCAATTACGGCAATCAGCAGCGTCCAGGCCTTGCCCTTCTCTTCGCTGCGCCAGTAAGGCGTGGTCATCGCCCAGACTTTGCGAAAAAACTGCCCGCGCACAGCATCGTTGACCGCGGAATATTCAGCGTTCTGATTCATGGATAAGGCTCGATAGTAAAAAGAACGGACACGCGCCGATCATAGATGATCGGCGCGATTTATCGCGAGGGCTGGCGATAGTCGTTCAGCGCAGGTTCAGCGACGAACCGGACGCTTCTGCAGTTTGCGCTGCAAGGTGCGGCGGTGCATGCCCAGCGCGCGGGCCGTGGCGGAAATGTTGCCTTCGTGCTCGGTGAGCACGCGCTGGATGTGTTCCCATTGCAGGCGATCGACCGACATTGGGTTTTCCGGCACCAGACTGTCGAGGTCGGCGTGCTCGGACAGCAGCGCGGCCAGCACGTCGTCGGCATCGGCGGGTTTGCACAGGTAGTTGCAGGCGCCACGCTTGATCGCCTCCACCGCCGTGGCAATGCTCGAATAACCGGTGAGAATCACCACGCGCATTTCCGGATCGAGTTCCAGCAGCTTGGGCAGCAGAACCAGACCGGAATCGCCGTCCATTTTCAGGTCCAGCGCGGCGTAATCCGGCAGATCGGCCTGGGCGATGGTCAGGCCTTCTTCCGCAGATCCGGCGGTGCTGACGCGAAAGCCGCGGCGGGCCATGGCGCGGGCCATGACGCGGGTGAAGGTCGCGTCGTCGTCGACCAGCAGCAGATGCGGCAGTTCTTCGCCTTCGACTTGGATTTCGTCACTCATGTTGGTCTCCTCGGGCGCCGTGGGGCAGGCGCAGCTCGGTGAGCGTGCCGCCTTCCTCATGACTATAGAGTTTCACTGAGCCACCGGCGCGTGTCACGCTGGCCTTGCTCAAAAACAGGCCCAGGCCGAAACCTTTGCCCTTGGTTGTAAAAAACGGTTTGCCGATCTGCTCGGCGATGGCCAGCGGCACACCGGCGCCGTGATCGCGAATGCTGATGGTCAAAGTCTCTGCGTCCCAGTCCAGCGTCACCTGGAGGTTTTCCGGGCAGGCGTCAGCGGCGTTATTGAGCAGATTCAGCAAAGCCTGGGTCAGATCCGGCGGCGGCGCCATGCGCGGCACCGCCCCCTGGCCGAGACGCTGGAAGCGGTAACTGGCTTCCGGGCGCATCAGGTGCCAGCGGTTCAACGCCTCGTCGAGCCAGTCGGTAACGTCCTGCATCTCCACCGCCAGACGCCGATTGGCCTCAGCGGCGCGGACCAGTTGCTGCAAGGTTTCCTTGCACAGCTTGACCTGATCCTGCAGCACTTTCAGATCGTCCTGCAGCAACGCATCGGGGTGATCCTGCTGCATTTCCTTGAGCAACACGCTCATGGTCGCCAGCGGCGTACCCAGCTCATGCGCCGCACCGGCGGCCTGGGTCGCAACGGCGAGCAACTGCTGATCACGCAGCCCTTCCTCCCGACGAATCGCGCGCAACTCTTCCTGCCGGCGCAGCTCTTCAGCCATGCGCGCAGCGAAGAAGGTGATCACCGCAGCGGCCAGGGCAAAGCTCAGCCACATGCCATAGATCTGCAGATTCTCACGGGCGACCGGCAGGGTTTCCAGCGGATAGAAACGCGTCAGCATCACCGTGTACAGTGCCAGCGCGATACCGGACAGAATCACCGAATAACGCCACGGCAGCGTCACCGCCGCGATCGTCAGCGGTACCAGATAATAGGAAACGAAGGGGTTGGTCGAACCGCCGGAGAAATACAGCAGTGCACTGTGAATCACCAGATCGCAGGCCAGTTGCAGCGCGTATTCGAGCTCGGTCACCGGCCACGATGTGCGCAGGCGCACGGCCGTGAACACGCAGAGCAGAATCGAACAGCCCAGGGTCATCGCCAATTGCACCCACGGCAACGGCAACAATTGCAGCCAGTAGGCCAGGCCCACGGACCCGGCCTGCGCGGCGAGCACCAGGGTGCGGATGAATGTCAGCCGCCAGAGGTTCTGGCGAGTGGCGGAAGTCAGTTGTACGGGGGCGAGCATGAGCTCTCCTGATGAGCGCTCCAGGCGGATCGCACGGAGTATAACCAAGGCGCGGGGTTCAGAGGCGAAAGTGCGGCAAACGACCACAGGAGAGCAGCTGCAAGTTGCAAGCTTCAAGCGGCAAGCAAGATCAAAAGCAAGAGCTGCGGCGCTTTTGATGTAGCTTGCAGCTGGAAGCTTGAAAGGAGGACAGCTGCAAGTTGCAAGCTTCAAGCGGCAAGCAAGATCAAAAGCGCCGCACTTCTTGCTCTTGCCTTTACTTGCAGCTTGAAGCTTGCAACTTGCAGCTGCTTTATAGAGTCTGATGGTTCACGCAGCGCCCTCTGCGCCTCATTCAAGGAGCCTTCATGCACACATTTCGCCGCAGCGCCGCCCTCCTCGCCCTGACCGTCGGCAGCGTCGCCAGCCTTCCGGCGCTGGCCGCCGATGAGCTGCACTACAACCAGATTTCCCTGCGCGCCGAAGTCAGCCAGGAAGTGGCCCGCGACCAGATGATCGTGACGCTCTACACCGAAGAGCAGAACACCGACCCGGCCAAACTCGCCGCCGCCATCAGCACCACCATGAACAAGGCCACCGCCCAGGCCAAGCAAGTCAAAGACATCACCCTGCGTACGGGCAGCCGCAACAGCTACCCGATCTACGACACCAAAGGCCAGAAGATCACCGGCTGGCGCGAACGCGCCGAACTGCGCCTGGAAAGCACCGACTTCGCCGCCCTGTCCAAACTCACCGGCGAGTTGCTGACCGACCTGAAAATGGGCGGCATGGACTTCGCCATCGCCGACCCGACCCGCAAGGCCAGCGAAGACCAGTTGCTCAAAGAAGCCGTCACCGCCTTCAAGACCCGCGCCCAACTGGCCACCGATACACTCGGCGGCAAGGGCTACAAAATCGTCAACCTGAACCTCAACAGCAACGGTTATCCACAACCGTACCTGCGCGCGCCGATGATGATGAAAGCCGCGGCCATGGATTCCGCGCCGGTGACGCCTGAAGTTGAAGCCGGCACCAGCCAGGTCAGCATGACCGCCGATGGCTCGATTGAAGTGCTGATGCAGTGATTTAAGCTTGGCTGAATGAAGGACCGGCAATCAGTAAATGGTTGCCGGTTTTTTTGTGCCCGGGTTTTGTAGTGAATGATCCACCGCTTTCGCGAGCAGGCTCGCTCCCACAGGTTGAACGCATTTGAATGTGGGAGCGAGCCTGCTCGCGAAGAACGATGACGCGATCTCAAGCGTGCGGATCAACCCGATCCAGCGCCCGATTCACCGCCAGCTCCGCCAGCATGATGATCTGCTGAATCGCCAGCGCCGTATTGCGCTGCGGACGACCGAGCTGATCGGCGAAATCGCTGGCCAGAGTGTTGGCTGAAGCGAGGGATTCGCAGGCGTGGGCAAGCAGGCTTTCAGTGTCGATGTCGGGCCGGATCAAAAACATCGTGCTGGGTGGATGGGGTTTGCCGGGTGGCGGGCAGAGATAGAAATCGAGGGCACGCTTGATGGCTTCGCGGTTCTTCGCGAGATCGTCGGCGCGCAGCGCGGCTTCGAGGGGGGTTGTGGTTTCTTCGGGTGGGTCGGGGACTGGCTTGGTCATGCGTTTTCACCTATGAAATTGAGCCATCTCGATGCCGTTTCTCACACGGCGAAGAGGTGGCAGCTTTGTGCGGGGTGAGAAAACCGGTCATAGGCACCCGGCCGGACATACGTCCGCCCGCACAGAGCCGCCATAACGCACTTTGCAGGCAGCAGACTTGCTGGCGGCAATTATGCGGATCTGGGCACTGAATGACTATGAATGTCGGGTTCTCACACCCGATCGCTGAACAACCAGCGACGACCCAAGCCTAGAGAGCGCACGTCCGACGGACAACCTGAAAACCTTGTGGGAAGGTTCGGGTTATTTGGCATCGGATTTAAACAGCCAAAAAGCAAACCCTCACCCTAACCCTCTCCCAGAGGGAGAGGGGACTGACCGAGGTGTTTGGGGGAAATCCGCCGACGTGAAAGTCCGAGTTGAACCAGGATTTGAAAAGCACAAAAATCAGCTCCCTCTCCTCGGGGAGAGGGCCGGGGTGAGGGGCAAATCCACAACAAAAATAACGCCGAACACCCGCTCTTCACCACTCAATAGGCCGAGTGCCAGCTCGCCTGCTCTTGATCTTGATCTTGATCCACCGGCGACGTCGGAAGGCTGAGTGGAGGGATTGATCCGGGCGTGGGAGCGCAGCGACCGTCTGGCGCAGCCAGACACAGCGCAAGGAGGTGCAGCGAAGCAAACCGGAGCCGCTGCGCCCGGATCAGTCCCGGAGCGAAGGAACCCGAGCCTGCGAGGGCCGAACGTAGGAGCAAGCCTTTTCGGTTACCTTTTTGGCGTTTGAAAAAGGTGACCCGCCGTAAGGGCGGAACCGCAATCCGCAACACCCGCAGAAACGGATATACACCCAAAACCCAAGAGCCTGGTCGGCCCAAAGGCCGCCAAGGTGCCACCAATCGAAACACCCAGTTGCACCAAGTAAAACTCCCCAATCCCTGCCCCAATCCACCCCATCCTAAGCCACCCCGAAAACCCCTCAACCCCGCCCATCCCCAAGGGTATAAATAAGTGACACCAAGCCCCACCCAAGCGCACACAACAAGACTGGCGCACCATTTCAGTGCCCAGAATGCACCGCAAAAACCACCCGCAAACGGTCAAATGCGTCAAAAGTTATACGGATGCGACATTAAGGTACGTTCGTGCCACCGTTTAACGCCGCCGACCGCTCTGGATCTTGCATTGGGTATGGGCCCTGCATAAGTATCCGCAGGCACGACTCACGAGGTCGTACCTCACAACTAAAAAATGACAACAAATCATGAGGCCAACATGCTTAAACACGCGGTCATTCCGTTTCTAGTCGGCGCAGGCTTGTTAGCCTCCGCACCTTTCGCCACCGCTGCGACTAACCTGGTGTTCTGCTCCGAAGGGAGCCCGGCCGGTTTTGATCCAGGCCAGTACACCACCGGAACCGACTTCGACGCCTCAGCCGAAACCATGTTCAACCGCCTGACCCAGTTCGAGCGCGGCGGCACCGCCGTGATTCCTGGCCTGGCGACCAAGTGGGACATTTCCGATGATGGCCTGACTTACACCTTCCACCTGCGCGAAGGCGTCAAATTCCACACCACCCCGTATTTCAAGCCGACTCGTGAATTCAACGCCGACGACGTGCTGTTTACTTTCAACCGCATGATCAACAAGGACGACCCGTTCCGTAAGGCGTACCCGACCGAATTCCCGTACTTCACCGACATGGGGATGGACACCAACATCACCAAGATCGATAAAGTCGACGATCACACCGTCAAGTTCACCCTGAAAGAAGTCGACGCCGCGTTCATCCAGAACCTGGCCATGAGCTTCGCTTCGGTACAGTCCGCCGAATACGCCGCCCAGTTGCTCAAGGATGGCAAAGCCGCTGACATCAACCAGAAGCCGATCGGCACTGGCCCGTTCGTGTTCAAGAGCTACCAGAAAGACTCCAACATCCGTTACACCGGCAACAAGGATTACTGGAAGCCTGAAGACGTGAAGATCGACAACCTGATCTTCGCCATCACCACCGACCCGTCGGTGCGTATCCAGAAGTTGAAGAAAAACGAGTGCCAGGTCACCCTGTTCCCGCGTCCGGCCGATCTGAAAGCGCTGAAAGAAGACAAGTCGCTGAAGATGCCGGATCAGGCCGGCTTCAACCTGGGCTACATCGCCTACAACGTGATGGACAAGGTCAAGGGCAGCAACGAGGCCAACCCACTGGCTGACCTGCGCGTGCGCCAGGCGCTGGACATGGCCGTGAACAAGCCGCAGATCATCGATTCGGTTTACCAGGGTGCGGGCCAACTGGCCGTTAACGCCATGCCGCCGACCCAGTGGTCCTACGACACCACCATCAAGGATGCCAAGTACGACCCTGAGAAAGCCAAACAGCTGCTCAAGGAAGCCGGCGTCAAGGAAGGTACCGAGATCGTCCTGTGGGCGATGCCGGTGCAGCGTCCGTACAACCCGAACGCCAAACTGATGGCTGAAATGCTCCAGTCCGACTGGGCCAAGATCGGCTTGAAAGTGAAGATCACCAGCTACGAGTGGGGCGAGTACATCAAGCGCTCCAAAGGTGGCGAGAACCAGGCCATGATCATTGGCTGGAGCGGTGACAATGGTGATCCGGACAACTGGCTCAACGTGCTGTTCGGCTGCGACTCGCTGAGCGGCAACAACTTCTCCAAGTGGTGCGACAAGAAGTTCGACGGACTGGTGAAAGAAGCCAAACGCACTACCGACCAGGGCAAGCGCACCGAGCTGTACAAACAGGCGCAACACGTCCTCAAAGATGCAGTTCCAATGACACCTATCGCTCACTCGACGGTGTATCAACCCATGCGCGCCAACGTGCAGGATTTCAAGATCAGCCCATTTGGCCTGAATTCCTTCTACGGCGTCAGCGTCAGCAAGTAAGACATTGCAACGGCGGCGTTTCTGACGTCGCCGTTGCTTTATCTACCGGGAAAAAAGGAAAAGGCCTACACCCAAATCCGCCGCAGATGATTGCTTCGGTATAGGCGCGTCGACTTTTCCTACGAGCATTAAGGCAATTACGTATTTACTGCCAGAGGCACGGTGCCTACCGTCGCGTACTGACCAGTGTCTGCGTGGGCCACCGGTTTTGCCGTACGTATTGGATTGAGCTCAATGCGGCCAGAAAGTCCCGGGACAGGGACCCTGACGCATTGCACAACACTAAAAAGAGGGAGCGTCATGCGCCATACCTTGATTTTTTCCGCACTGTTGGGCGCCGGCCTGTTGGCCGCCACGTCTGCAAGCTACGCCGCCAGCGACAGCCTGGTGTTTTGCTCGGAAGGCAGCCCGGCGGGTTTCGATACCGCGCAGTACACGACGGCCACCGACAACGACGCCGCCGAGCCGCTGTACAACCGCCTCGTCGAGTTTGAAAAAGGCGCGACCAATGTCGTACCGGGCCTGGCGACCAAGTGGGACATTTCCGAAGATGGCCTGAAATACACCTTTCACCTGCGTGAAGGCGTGAAATTTCATACAACCCCTTACTTCAAGCCGAGCCGCGATTTCAACGCTGACGATGTCGTGTTCACGTTCACTCGCATGCTCGATGCGCAACAGCCGTTCCGTAAGGCCTACCCCACCGAATTTCCGTACTTCAACGGGATGAGCCTGAACAAGAACATCGCCAAGGTCGAGAAGACCGGGCCGCTGACCGTCGAGTTCACGCTCAACAGCGTTGATGCCGCGTTCATCCAGAACATCGCGATGAGCTTCGCTTCGATTCTGTCTGCCGAATACGCCGACAAGCTGCTCGCCGACGGCAAGCCGAGCGACATCAACCAGAAGCCGATCGGCACCGGGCCGTTCGTATTCAAGAGTTACCAGAAAGACTCGAACATCCGTTACACCGGTAACCCGCAGTACTGGGATCCGAGCCGGGTCAAGCTGAAGAACCTGATTTTCGCGATCAATACCGACGCTTCGGTACGCGTGCAGAAGCTCAAGGCCAACGAGTGCCAGATCACCCTGCACCCGCGCCCTGCCGATGTTGAAGCGCTGAAGGCCGACCCGAAACTGCAACTGATTTCCAAGCCGGGCTTCAACCTCGGCTACATCGCTTACAACGTGCGCCACAAGCCGTTCGATCAACTGGAAGTGCGTCAGGCGCTGGACATGGCGGTGAATAAACAGGGAATTCTCAACGCTGTTTATCAAGGCGCCGGCCAACTGGCCGTCAACGCCATGCCACCGACCCAATGGTCCTACGACGACACCATCAAGGACGCCGCCTACAACCCGGAAAAAGCCAAGGAACTGCTCAAGGCCGCCGGCGTGAAAGAAGGCACCGAGATCACCCTGTGGGCAATGCCGGTGCAGCGTCCGTACAACCCGAACGCCAAACTGATGGCCGAGATGCTCCAGTCCGACTGGGCCAA
Coding sequences within:
- a CDS encoding ABC transporter substrate-binding protein; translated protein: MRHTLIFSALLGAGLLAATSASYAASDSLVFCSEGSPAGFDTAQYTTATDNDAAEPLYNRLVEFEKGATNVVPGLATKWDISEDGLKYTFHLREGVKFHTTPYFKPSRDFNADDVVFTFTRMLDAQQPFRKAYPTEFPYFNGMSLNKNIAKVEKTGPLTVEFTLNSVDAAFIQNIAMSFASILSAEYADKLLADGKPSDINQKPIGTGPFVFKSYQKDSNIRYTGNPQYWDPSRVKLKNLIFAINTDASVRVQKLKANECQITLHPRPADVEALKADPKLQLISKPGFNLGYIAYNVRHKPFDQLEVRQALDMAVNKQGILNAVYQGAGQLAVNAMPPTQWSYDDTIKDAAYNPEKAKELLKAAGVKEGTEITLWAMPVQRPYNPNAKLMAEMLQSDWAKIGLKVKIVSYEWGEYIKRTKNGEHDVSLIGWTGDNGDPDNWLGTLYSCDAIGGNNYSMWCDPAYDKLIKQAKVVTDRDQRTELYKQAQQLLKQQVPITPVAHSTVNQPLSTRVEGFKVSPFGRNVFSGVSID